In Campylobacter sp. 2014D-0216, the following proteins share a genomic window:
- the pbpC gene encoding penicillin-binding protein 1C produces the protein MRVKISLALCVLSLCFYIGLVYFSFDSKDLFKGTYSKVLLDKNKELLSVFLDPNEQWHLESEFIPQKLKTAVVLYEDKNFYSHYGVDFLALVRAFKNNLFSSKRSGASTISMQTIKLLEQNKRTYFNKFNEVIKAFALESFYSKDEILRLYLNNAPYGGNLVGVASAGLFYFEKDLKNLTWSEAALLAVLPNNPGLINLEKNKDKLLKKRNALLDRLFKKGYFSQDILNLAKAEKLPTFKPRKNIAAHLARRLLVNKERVVSSIDKNIQIRFEDKAKEYAYKLQQKGIKNLAILLADTKSGKILAYVGSNDFYDFENFGQIDGVIAKRSVGSVLKPLLFAFAIDEGLIVPDSLLLDVPTLFSNFAPQNANKKYHGLISARESLQKSLNIPFVNLLLEYGYEKFFFKLKDILKFNDDNFKKYGLSLILGTKEFSLEDMLKLYLGLGNYGTFNELLYEENAYHKESKKIISSGASFLTLQVLKGLDRAGLKQYDSNIVVSWKTGTSYGRKDAWAIGTSPKYTLGVWVGNFSGEANANLYGVSVAGELFFELLSLLDDMNLEFDQPGDLISIKIENQTAYRYKHGFGYKEVLYPQSANVLRVSPLLKEVFAYNGKEVNSLDKDFIYAKKKVILNLPSNAQSFFAKEKQTIQNTSEKFKILYPLNHLNIVLPKDFKQKQKLIVKLFNPKKEKLFWYLNQELIHEGSEDFLSLDLKKGKYSLNIISQSGVSDFVIFNIY, from the coding sequence GTGAGAGTCAAAATAAGCCTTGCATTATGTGTTTTAAGCCTGTGTTTTTATATAGGTTTGGTTTATTTTAGTTTTGATAGCAAGGATTTATTTAAAGGGACTTATAGTAAGGTTTTGTTGGATAAAAACAAAGAACTTCTTAGTGTGTTTTTAGATCCTAATGAACAGTGGCATCTAGAAAGTGAATTTATACCACAAAAACTAAAAACCGCGGTGGTTTTATATGAAGATAAAAACTTTTACTCTCATTATGGGGTGGATTTTTTAGCGCTTGTAAGAGCATTTAAAAATAATCTTTTTTCAAGCAAAAGAAGTGGTGCAAGCACCATTTCTATGCAGACTATTAAACTTTTAGAGCAAAATAAACGTACATATTTTAATAAATTTAATGAAGTTATCAAGGCTTTTGCTTTAGAAAGTTTTTATAGTAAAGATGAAATTTTAAGACTTTATTTAAATAATGCTCCTTATGGTGGAAATCTAGTTGGTGTCGCAAGTGCTGGTTTATTTTACTTTGAAAAAGATTTAAAAAACCTCACTTGGAGCGAAGCGGCTTTGCTTGCGGTGCTTCCAAATAATCCTGGTTTGATTAATCTTGAAAAAAATAAAGATAAGCTTTTGAAAAAACGCAATGCCTTGCTTGATAGACTTTTTAAAAAAGGGTATTTTTCTCAAGACATCTTAAATCTCGCAAAGGCGGAAAAACTTCCCACTTTTAAACCAAGAAAAAACATAGCAGCTCATTTAGCCCGAAGACTTTTAGTCAACAAGGAAAGAGTTGTTTCGAGTATAGATAAAAACATTCAAATTCGGTTTGAAGATAAAGCGAAAGAGTATGCATACAAACTGCAGCAAAAAGGTATAAAAAATTTAGCCATCTTGCTTGCTGATACTAAAAGCGGTAAAATTTTAGCTTATGTGGGTTCGAATGATTTTTATGACTTTGAAAATTTTGGTCAGATTGATGGAGTCATAGCAAAACGTAGTGTCGGATCTGTTTTAAAACCATTGCTTTTTGCTTTTGCTATAGATGAGGGGCTTATAGTGCCTGATTCTTTATTGCTTGATGTGCCTACACTTTTTTCTAATTTTGCACCGCAAAATGCAAATAAAAAATACCATGGTTTAATTAGCGCAAGAGAATCTTTACAAAAGTCACTTAATATTCCTTTTGTAAATTTGCTTTTAGAGTATGGTTATGAAAAATTCTTTTTTAAACTCAAAGATATTTTAAAATTTAATGATGATAATTTTAAAAAATACGGACTTTCTTTAATTTTAGGGACAAAAGAATTTAGCTTGGAGGATATGCTTAAACTTTATTTGGGGCTTGGAAATTATGGAACTTTTAATGAGCTTTTATACGAAGAAAATGCTTATCATAAAGAAAGCAAAAAAATAATCAGTAGTGGTGCAAGTTTTTTAACCTTGCAAGTTTTAAAAGGCTTAGATAGAGCAGGGTTAAAGCAATATGATTCTAACATAGTTGTATCGTGGAAAACTGGTACAAGCTATGGTAGAAAGGATGCATGGGCTATAGGAACATCTCCAAAATACACTTTAGGTGTTTGGGTGGGTAATTTTAGTGGCGAAGCAAATGCAAATTTATATGGAGTGAGTGTTGCAGGCGAGTTATTTTTCGAGCTTTTATCTTTGCTTGATGATATGAATTTGGAGTTTGATCAACCTGGCGATTTGATTTCGATCAAGATAGAAAATCAAACAGCTTATCGATATAAGCATGGTTTTGGTTACAAAGAAGTGCTTTATCCTCAAAGTGCTAATGTGTTAAGAGTTTCTCCGCTATTAAAAGAAGTATTTGCATATAATGGAAAAGAAGTTAATTCCTTGGATAAGGACTTTATTTATGCAAAGAAAAAGGTCATTTTAAATTTGCCTTCAAACGCACAATCATTTTTTGCAAAAGAAAAACAAACCATTCAAAATACAAGTGAAAAATTTAAAATTTTATATCCATTGAATCATTTAAACATCGTTTTGCCTAAAGATTTCAAGCAAAAACAAAAATTGATTGTAAAACTTTTTAACCCAAAAAAAGAAAAATTATTTTGGTATTTAAATCAGGAGTTGATTCATGAAGGCTCAGAGGATTTTTTATCTTTAGATTTAAAAAAAGGTAAATATAGTCTTAATATAATTAGTCAGAGTGGAGTTAGTGATTTTGTAATATTTAATATATATTAA
- a CDS encoding alpha-2-macroglobulin family protein, protein MKRFLYGLMIFFIAIFTTACSKSEEKNSMIRAYGFDENSQSIFIEFNTNITNQELGVIKEREVVVNGQTIKAKYTLEHPKRLDIFIPLRANQKYDVMIDLNDILKGETIKLNFQTPYEKLDIKGYFQNISNDESVLILNLQSYYVFDEDILRKALQMHAENQNITIDQIVIQDNMASIYSKPLKSQNTNTNIKVLFDKAVLGLENNIKYECILLAKSDFVFQGANIANKNIELLFSQNVSQDQNLKDLIFVSPEVDFKALAYGNKIKLIGAFVPNKDYEIQIAQGIKSESGVNTKQNFKAKVSLKDYEPAISFSNQGVFLSSKASKKIAFKTLNVKKVHLEVWQVFSNNLSEYLRYKNLQGFKNVSDYDSDIFSESDYTSEVVLKRDFDIEYSKNEWQESEIVLDALKDLSGVFIVKLYFKEEDVDYVFDEDMESWKKYRFFDQKAKVSKNLIFSDIALIAQSLDKKLIVDVRNYTNQKLLSGVKVDVISKNNQILASKISNEDGLAIFENIDKSKALFVIASKDKQASILRLSSPLLYDGFDVDGLELNSQNKVFIYTERGVYRPGDDIHLNMVARNDKGVLKHPISLSFFDPQNKKILDKIKLLPLSNGTFYKKITLSPQAPSGIYLARVEFADSIFDKEILVQNIIPNRIKVSLQTEKETKNKDQLDFNLSSRYLFGSPASALNFQASLLVRKQEYRNLKYPNYVFSNPSVLMQTYSDNIQGVLDEKGQEKGVFVLKEFLKNAPYNLEASIQARVFEKGSRSAEASSKTQIILHDDFVGLKRLENRYLNSNSIINFEAIVSDLNEKLISNREIKYTIYANSYSWWWDYDNYDDFLKSLKKDKNTQVVAQGVVLSENKPVKIEFDPKDYHGEMFIELEDIQGKTSTGDFFYVNSFGAPSNADIVSSLKIKSDKKEYKPNDIAVVEFESVKGAKAIVTLNDNTKILKRFVINTHEDTTKVEIPILKEYTPNVYVSVILLQDYNQYINDRALRLFGVLALKVADEQSKIKLDIKAPSKVLPKQDFEVEIQSENKQKYTYTIAIVDEGLLDVNAFKTPDIWEYFYQKIRFNMSIYDTYDKIIAKNTSDIAKVLTTGGDVLLSSRAEKSKNDEKARRFKPVVLFQEPMQSDENGYAKVKFNMPSYLGSLRVMVVANNDVGFGSADKNIQVSAPAVMLETLPRSLRINDEFKFLVQVFKVDDDVQSATLKLNVKNSLINFDKNEIKIDFKGEKTKDIYINAKVNANKIGVEEIQLSLNAKNYTYTQNTQIDIKALNTITYEGNSYKIPANSSMKFEIKDDYINPVAFLSVSFKPILNINHRLKYLQHYPYGCIEQSTSAVLPQLFLQKLDQGANEQKNINNINALLGKYANFQTANGGFAYWQGLKDSDAWGSNYAGMFMILAKERGYYVSDGMFKAWLDYEKKYIQNTSNKNIRINSLYLLALAKEPNLSIMNAIYEDEAYMKSLDSVSLWQLGAAYKLAGFDEVALNIAQQLSTKPDNKDSYADTYGSFLRDEAIIANAYKIIYDKNNDVLLDDIKKTLEGHAWLSTQSIGYALYALANSFDDNVSKTIKAKLTINHENQKLDSSFAKFEFNQGSALIEAKEDTYVHFGIEGVKKGIAEPFRQRIDIERSFYDENGNTIDESMIKSSQIFYMKLKISNKNYPGTSHFALTQILPSGWEVVHDLLGEDTPDFVRNSYYDFMDIRDDKIMYFFPLHHDETREFFVKLSAITPGVYTLSGAYAEAMYDDAYKALSESKRVKVVQ, encoded by the coding sequence ATGAAAAGATTTTTATATGGTTTAATGATATTTTTTATAGCAATTTTTACTACTGCATGCTCTAAAAGCGAAGAAAAAAATTCGATGATAAGAGCTTATGGTTTTGATGAAAACTCCCAAAGTATTTTTATAGAATTTAATACCAATATCACAAATCAAGAGCTAGGTGTTATTAAAGAAAGAGAAGTTGTGGTTAATGGCCAAACAATCAAAGCCAAATATACACTTGAACATCCAAAAAGATTGGATATTTTTATCCCGCTAAGAGCAAATCAAAAATACGATGTAATGATAGATCTAAACGATATATTAAAAGGCGAAACAATAAAACTAAACTTTCAAACTCCATATGAAAAATTAGACATTAAGGGGTATTTTCAAAATATATCTAATGATGAAAGCGTATTGATTTTAAATTTGCAAAGTTATTATGTGTTTGATGAGGATATATTGCGTAAAGCACTTCAAATGCACGCAGAAAATCAAAATATAACAATAGATCAAATTGTAATCCAAGATAACATGGCGAGTATATATTCTAAGCCTTTAAAAAGCCAAAACACTAATACAAATATAAAAGTTTTGTTTGATAAAGCAGTTTTGGGCTTGGAAAATAATATCAAATATGAATGTATTTTGCTAGCAAAAAGCGATTTTGTCTTTCAAGGCGCAAATATAGCAAATAAAAACATAGAATTGCTTTTTTCTCAAAATGTTTCGCAAGATCAAAATTTAAAAGACTTGATTTTTGTTTCTCCTGAAGTAGATTTTAAGGCATTAGCTTATGGTAATAAAATTAAACTTATAGGAGCATTTGTTCCAAATAAAGACTATGAAATTCAAATAGCTCAAGGCATTAAAAGCGAAAGCGGTGTTAACACTAAGCAAAACTTTAAAGCCAAAGTAAGTCTTAAAGACTATGAGCCAGCTATAAGTTTTTCAAATCAAGGAGTTTTTTTATCTAGTAAAGCAAGTAAAAAAATTGCCTTTAAAACTTTAAACGTAAAAAAAGTTCATTTAGAAGTTTGGCAAGTTTTTTCAAATAATTTAAGCGAATATTTAAGGTATAAAAACTTGCAAGGTTTTAAAAATGTAAGCGATTATGATAGTGATATATTTTCAGAGAGTGATTATACCAGCGAAGTAGTGCTTAAGAGAGATTTTGATATCGAATATAGTAAAAACGAATGGCAAGAAAGCGAAATAGTCTTAGATGCTTTAAAAGATTTGAGTGGAGTTTTTATTGTTAAGTTGTATTTTAAAGAAGAAGATGTAGATTATGTTTTTGATGAGGATATGGAAAGTTGGAAAAAGTATAGATTTTTTGATCAAAAAGCAAAAGTGAGTAAAAATTTAATTTTTTCTGACATAGCGCTCATTGCTCAAAGTTTAGATAAAAAACTTATTGTAGATGTTAGAAATTATACCAATCAAAAGCTTTTAAGTGGAGTTAAGGTTGATGTGATTAGTAAAAATAATCAAATTCTAGCTTCTAAAATAAGCAATGAAGATGGTTTAGCTATTTTTGAAAATATAGACAAATCAAAAGCCTTGTTTGTGATCGCATCAAAAGACAAACAAGCTTCTATTTTGCGTTTAAGTTCTCCTTTGCTTTATGATGGCTTTGATGTAGATGGATTGGAGTTAAACTCACAGAATAAAGTTTTTATTTATACCGAAAGAGGGGTGTATAGACCAGGTGATGATATACACTTAAACATGGTTGCAAGAAATGACAAAGGCGTGCTTAAGCACCCGATATCTTTAAGTTTTTTTGATCCACAAAATAAAAAAATTCTTGATAAAATCAAACTACTTCCTTTAAGTAATGGAACTTTTTATAAAAAAATCACTCTTAGCCCACAAGCTCCAAGTGGAATTTATTTAGCTAGGGTTGAATTTGCTGATTCAATTTTTGATAAAGAAATTTTGGTGCAAAATATCATTCCAAATCGTATAAAAGTGAGTTTGCAAACGGAAAAAGAAACTAAAAACAAAGATCAGTTGGATTTTAATCTAAGCTCTAGATATCTTTTTGGAAGTCCTGCTAGTGCTTTGAATTTCCAGGCATCTTTGTTGGTTCGCAAACAAGAATATCGCAATTTAAAATACCCTAATTATGTTTTTTCTAACCCTAGTGTACTCATGCAAACTTATAGTGACAATATACAAGGTGTTTTAGATGAAAAAGGGCAAGAAAAAGGTGTTTTTGTTTTAAAAGAATTTTTGAAAAATGCACCGTATAATCTAGAAGCTTCAATTCAAGCAAGGGTTTTTGAAAAAGGTTCTAGATCAGCAGAGGCAAGCTCAAAAACGCAAATTATCTTGCATGATGATTTTGTAGGATTAAAACGCTTAGAAAATCGTTATCTAAACTCAAATTCAATAATTAATTTCGAAGCCATTGTGAGTGATTTAAACGAAAAACTAATTTCAAATAGAGAAATCAAATACACTATTTATGCAAATAGCTATTCATGGTGGTGGGATTATGATAATTATGATGATTTTTTAAAATCGTTAAAAAAAGACAAAAATACGCAAGTAGTAGCACAAGGAGTGGTTTTAAGTGAAAACAAACCAGTTAAAATTGAATTTGATCCAAAAGATTATCACGGTGAGATGTTTATAGAGCTTGAGGACATACAAGGAAAGACAAGCACGGGAGATTTTTTTTATGTAAATAGTTTTGGAGCCCCGAGTAATGCAGATATTGTAAGTTCTTTAAAAATAAAAAGTGATAAAAAAGAATACAAGCCAAATGATATTGCCGTGGTAGAGTTTGAAAGTGTCAAAGGTGCAAAGGCTATTGTAACTTTAAATGACAATACAAAAATTCTAAAGCGTTTTGTAATCAATACACATGAAGATACCACCAAGGTTGAAATTCCTATCTTAAAAGAATATACACCTAATGTGTATGTTAGTGTTATCTTGCTTCAAGATTACAACCAATATATAAATGATAGAGCTTTAAGGCTTTTTGGTGTACTTGCTTTAAAAGTAGCAGATGAGCAAAGTAAAATTAAGTTAGATATAAAAGCACCTAGTAAAGTTTTACCAAAGCAAGATTTTGAAGTAGAAATTCAAAGCGAAAATAAACAAAAATACACTTATACTATAGCGATTGTTGATGAGGGTTTATTAGATGTTAATGCGTTTAAAACGCCAGATATTTGGGAGTATTTTTATCAAAAAATTCGTTTTAATATGAGCATATATGATACTTATGACAAAATCATTGCTAAAAATACTTCAGATATTGCAAAGGTATTGACTACAGGCGGTGATGTTTTATTAAGTTCAAGGGCGGAAAAAAGCAAAAACGATGAAAAAGCACGACGCTTTAAGCCGGTTGTTTTGTTTCAAGAGCCAATGCAAAGTGATGAAAATGGCTACGCAAAAGTAAAATTTAATATGCCTTCTTATTTGGGTTCGCTTCGGGTTATGGTAGTGGCAAACAATGATGTGGGTTTTGGAAGTGCTGATAAAAATATACAAGTTAGCGCACCTGCTGTAATGCTTGAAACTTTACCAAGATCCTTAAGAATCAATGATGAATTTAAATTTTTGGTACAAGTGTTTAAAGTAGATGATGATGTGCAAAGCGCAACACTTAAACTCAATGTTAAAAATTCTCTCATAAATTTTGATAAAAACGAAATTAAGATTGATTTTAAAGGTGAAAAAACCAAAGATATTTACATCAATGCAAAAGTAAATGCAAATAAGATCGGAGTAGAAGAAATACAACTTAGCTTGAATGCAAAAAATTATACTTATACTCAAAATACTCAAATTGATATTAAGGCTTTAAACACCATCACGTATGAGGGAAATTCTTACAAAATTCCCGCCAATAGCTCTATGAAATTTGAAATCAAAGATGATTATATAAACCCAGTGGCATTTTTAAGTGTGAGTTTTAAGCCTATTTTAAATATAAATCATAGATTAAAGTATTTACAACATTATCCTTATGGTTGTATAGAGCAAAGCACTTCAGCGGTTTTACCACAACTTTTTTTGCAAAAGCTCGATCAAGGAGCAAATGAACAAAAAAATATCAACAATATTAATGCGCTATTGGGAAAATATGCAAATTTTCAAACAGCAAATGGTGGGTTTGCTTATTGGCAAGGGCTTAAAGACTCTGATGCATGGGGAAGCAATTATGCGGGTATGTTTATGATATTGGCTAAAGAAAGAGGCTATTATGTAAGCGATGGAATGTTTAAAGCATGGCTAGATTATGAAAAAAAATACATTCAAAATACAAGTAATAAAAACATTAGAATCAATTCTTTATATTTGCTTGCTTTAGCCAAGGAGCCAAATTTAAGCATTATGAATGCTATTTATGAAGATGAAGCATATATGAAGAGTTTGGATAGTGTAAGTCTTTGGCAACTTGGTGCAGCATATAAATTAGCAGGCTTTGATGAGGTGGCGTTGAATATAGCACAACAATTAAGCACAAAACCTGATAATAAAGATAGCTATGCTGATACTTATGGGTCTTTTTTAAGAGATGAAGCGATTATCGCAAATGCATATAAAATAATCTATGATAAAAATAACGATGTGCTGTTAGATGATATTAAAAAAACTTTAGAAGGTCATGCCTGGCTTAGCACTCAAAGCATAGGCTATGCTTTATATGCTTTGGCTAATAGTTTTGATGATAATGTCTCTAAAACCATTAAAGCAAAATTAACAATCAACCATGAAAATCAAAAGCTTGATTCATCTTTTGCAAAATTTGAATTTAACCAAGGCAGTGCTTTGATAGAGGCTAAAGAAGACACTTATGTGCATTTTGGCATAGAAGGTGTTAAAAAGGGTATTGCTGAACCTTTTAGACAGCGTATAGATATAGAAAGAAGTTTCTATGACGAAAATGGCAATACAATCGATGAAAGCATGATTAAAAGCTCTCAAATTTTCTATATGAAATTAAAAATTTCTAACAAAAACTATCCAGGCACTTCTCATTTTGCATTAACTCAAATTTTACCAAGTGGGTGGGAGGTCGTGCATGATCTTTTGGGCGAAGATACTCCCGATTTTGTAAGAAATTCTTACTATGACTTTATGGATATAAGAGATGATAAAATTATGTATTTCTTTCCTTTACATCATGATGAAACTAGAGAGTTTTTTGTAAAATTAAGCGCTATAACCCCAGGTGTATATACTTTAAGCGGGGCTTATGCTGAGGCAATGTATGATGATGCATATAAGGCTTTAAGTGAGAGTAAAAGAGTTAAAGTGGTGCAGTGA
- a CDS encoding mechanosensitive ion channel family protein translates to MKKIFSIVLLVLFFNTLYAQEKNPLENKDSIFALVQNYIDLNLLLESFKNSDTNSSEFQGNIKEIERQKNAILTTLPLKIVSQKIDDEEAKEFLKTKSKLQKSVENAQARKKYYEYVDSKIKLLSLTSAEHFYLCIFELEKVFIQGAQSQEIKNIIDKSIDSLKEDMVFNFTLDKENINDIIQLRTLENNENELRNTIKSYNEILAYLRNNASLLETNFLFTGLGLQNAINYINEKTTVTRVNVGKIVISIAVIIFFYSLKFYLAKILYFILIHLFGKKSENLEIKTHFLEKLRGPVGWFLFAYAVGICFTIFYYPAPVDIRIGNILSIIYTILTAWLVINIFDSYGMVIVAKLAEKSGKREVVNLIIKILYFIIIVIAALFVLSHLGFNISALIASLGIGGLAVALAAKDIIANFFASVLLLFDNSFNQGDWVEISGIEGTIVEIGLRKTTIRTFDNSLVFLPNSTIMGTNIKNWSKRKIGRHVKLFIGVTYDATPEQLEQCVEDIRYLLATSPLIAQVDDSALNHGGTRAKYRQNLVSVNDLEGYKNNTYVAVSGFSASSIDIEVYFYTKAVDAGGFREARQSILLELMKIIERNKLSFAFPSQSLYIEKISKEQKEELLA, encoded by the coding sequence ATGAAAAAAATATTTTCCATTGTTTTGTTGGTTTTATTTTTTAATACTTTATATGCACAAGAAAAAAACCCTTTAGAAAATAAAGATAGTATTTTTGCTTTGGTGCAAAATTACATTGATCTTAATTTGCTTTTGGAGAGTTTTAAAAATAGTGACACCAATAGTAGTGAATTTCAAGGCAATATTAAAGAGATAGAAAGACAAAAAAATGCTATTTTAACTACTTTGCCTTTGAAAATAGTTTCACAAAAAATCGATGATGAAGAGGCGAAGGAATTTTTAAAGACAAAAAGCAAGCTTCAAAAAAGCGTAGAAAATGCTCAAGCTCGTAAAAAATACTATGAGTATGTTGATAGCAAAATCAAGCTATTGAGTTTAACTTCTGCGGAGCATTTTTATCTTTGTATTTTTGAACTTGAGAAAGTATTCATACAAGGTGCGCAAAGTCAAGAGATTAAAAATATCATCGATAAAAGCATTGATTCACTAAAAGAAGATATGGTGTTTAATTTTACTTTAGATAAAGAAAATATCAATGATATTATTCAACTTAGAACTTTAGAAAATAATGAAAATGAGCTTAGAAACACCATTAAATCTTACAATGAAATTTTGGCGTATTTAAGAAATAATGCAAGTTTGCTCGAAACTAATTTTTTATTTACAGGTTTGGGTTTGCAAAATGCGATTAATTATATCAATGAAAAAACTACTGTAACTAGAGTAAATGTTGGTAAGATTGTTATTTCTATCGCAGTGATTATTTTCTTTTATTCGTTGAAATTTTATCTTGCGAAAATTTTATATTTTATCTTGATCCATTTATTTGGTAAAAAGTCAGAAAATTTAGAAATAAAAACACATTTTCTTGAAAAACTTCGAGGGCCTGTAGGTTGGTTTTTATTTGCATATGCAGTGGGAATTTGTTTTACTATTTTTTACTATCCAGCACCTGTGGATATAAGAATTGGCAATATCTTGTCTATTATATATACCATACTTACTGCTTGGCTTGTGATTAATATTTTTGATAGTTATGGTATGGTGATTGTTGCAAAGCTTGCTGAAAAAAGTGGTAAGCGTGAAGTGGTAAATTTGATTATTAAAATTTTATATTTTATTATTATAGTTATTGCTGCTTTGTTTGTTTTATCGCATTTAGGTTTTAATATTTCTGCTTTGATTGCTTCTTTGGGTATAGGTGGTTTGGCTGTGGCGTTGGCAGCTAAAGACATCATAGCAAATTTCTTTGCTTCTGTGCTTTTACTTTTTGATAATAGTTTTAATCAAGGCGATTGGGTGGAAATTTCAGGTATAGAAGGAACTATCGTTGAGATTGGACTTAGAAAAACTACTATTAGAACTTTTGATAATTCATTGGTGTTTTTACCGAATTCAACCATCATGGGAACAAATATCAAAAATTGGAGCAAAAGAAAAATTGGACGTCATGTGAAGTTGTTTATTGGTGTAACCTATGATGCAACACCTGAGCAACTTGAGCAATGTGTAGAAGACATAAGGTATTTACTAGCAACAAGTCCTTTGATTGCGCAAGTAGATGATAGCGCTTTAAATCATGGTGGCACACGTGCAAAATATAGACAAAACTTAGTATCAGTAAATGATCTAGAAGGGTATAAAAATAACACCTATGTTGCAGTAAGTGGATTTAGTGCAAGTTCTATTGATATAGAAGTGTATTTTTACACTAAAGCAGTAGATGCAGGTGGTTTTAGAGAGGCAAGACAAAGTATTTTACTTGAGTTGATGAAAATTATAGAAAGAAACAAACTAAGCTTTGCATTCCCTTCACAAAGTCTTTATATTGAAAAAATTTCCAAAGAACAAAAAGAAGAGCTTTTAGCTTAA
- a CDS encoding Bax inhibitor-1/YccA family protein, translating to MSLYDRDYSNSKTQEFEGYARSDLSIFIKQTYQLFAASLLAATAGAYIGIFALAHLFAQSQATFWILFIVEIGLLFALQWKKREAPLNLVLLFAFTFVSGLTLTPLLYSVLALPAGASIIAQAFALTTVAFGALSIFAMNTKKDFTMMGKMLFVALIVIVVASLINIFFQSSLLSLAISGIGAILFSFYILYDTQNIIRGNYETPIEGAVALYLDFINLFISLLNILRSFNSR from the coding sequence ATGAGTCTTTATGATAGAGATTATTCTAACTCTAAAACTCAAGAATTTGAAGGTTATGCTAGAAGTGATTTAAGCATTTTTATAAAACAAACTTATCAGCTTTTTGCTGCTTCACTCTTAGCTGCAACAGCCGGTGCTTATATAGGAATTTTTGCTCTAGCGCATTTGTTTGCACAATCTCAAGCAACTTTTTGGATTTTATTCATTGTAGAAATTGGATTGTTATTTGCGCTACAATGGAAAAAAAGAGAAGCTCCGCTTAATTTGGTTTTACTTTTTGCTTTTACTTTTGTTTCAGGTCTTACTTTAACACCGCTTTTATATTCAGTTTTAGCCCTACCTGCTGGAGCTAGCATTATTGCACAAGCTTTTGCTTTAACTACAGTAGCTTTTGGTGCTTTAAGTATATTTGCTATGAATACAAAAAAAGACTTCACCATGATGGGAAAAATGCTTTTTGTAGCTCTAATCGTTATTGTAGTGGCTTCTTTAATTAACATCTTTTTCCAAAGCTCGCTTTTAAGTTTAGCGATTTCTGGTATAGGTGCGATTTTGTTTTCTTTTTACATTCTTTATGATACTCAAAACATCATTAGAGGAAACTACGAAACACCAATCGAAGGTGCTGTTGCGCTTTATCTAGATTTTATCAACCTTTTCATTTCTCTTCTTAATATTTTAAGAAGCTTTAACAGTAGATAA
- a CDS encoding carbonic anhydrase, whose protein sequence is MKDLIEGALKFMQEDFKEHAELFESLKNKQNPHTLFIGCADSRVIPNLITNTGPGELFVVRNIGNIVPPYRVGDDFLATTSAIEYAFNSLHIKNIIVCGHSNCGGCAALYASEGDLKTMPNVKKWLTLLEPIKHKVLKIAGEDIAMRAWMTEKMNLVNSLQNLLTYPGVEEALNKKEIELHAWYYIIETGEIYEYDFNFENFVLIQERIKKA, encoded by the coding sequence TTGAAAGACTTGATCGAAGGTGCTTTGAAATTCATGCAAGAGGATTTTAAAGAGCATGCAGAACTTTTTGAAAGTTTGAAAAACAAGCAAAATCCGCACACTCTTTTTATAGGTTGTGCAGATTCTAGGGTTATACCTAATTTAATCACCAATACAGGTCCAGGTGAGCTTTTTGTTGTAAGAAATATAGGCAATATCGTTCCACCATATAGAGTAGGAGATGATTTTTTAGCAACAACTTCTGCTATTGAGTATGCTTTTAATTCTTTACATATTAAAAATATCATCGTATGTGGACATAGCAACTGTGGGGGGTGTGCAGCTTTATACGCAAGCGAGGGTGATTTAAAAACAATGCCTAATGTAAAAAAATGGCTTACTTTGCTTGAGCCTATAAAGCATAAGGTTTTAAAAATAGCGGGTGAAGATATTGCTATGCGAGCGTGGATGACTGAAAAAATGAATTTGGTCAATTCTTTGCAAAATTTGTTAACTTATCCGGGCGTGGAAGAAGCTTTAAATAAAAAAGAAATCGAACTCCACGCTTGGTATTACATCATAGAAACAGGCGAAATTTACGAATATGACTTTAATTTCGAAAATTTTGTTTTAATTCAAGAAAGGATAAAAAAAGCATGA